The Chthonomonadales bacterium DNA window CAGCGCCAACTGGGACGCGCCGGGCAAGGCGCAAGTGGAAGACCTGGTCGACGGGGTGAAGTTTCTTTCGGAGAACTACGGCGTCGACCCGAAGAGGGTCGGGGTCACGGGCTGGTCGTTCGGCGGGTTCCAGACGCAGATGTGCATGTACACCGCGCCAGAGACCTTCACCCTCGGGATCGCCGGCGCCGGGCCGACGGAGTGGCAGAACTACAACAACTGGTACTCGGGCGGCGTCATCGGCAAGTCGCCCATCGGCAAGCCCGACGCGCTCGACAAGTTCTCGCTCACCCACCTGGCAAAGAATCTGCGGGGGCCGCTGATGCTTGTGCACGGCGTTGAGGACACGAACGTGCTGTTTCAGGACACGGTGAAGGTCTACCGGGCTCTGCTGCAGGCCGGCAAGGGCCCGCTCGTGGAGCTCGTGATCGACCCAACGGGCGGGCACGGCCTGGGTGGCGACATCAAGGGGCGCGACCGCATCCTCATCTTCGACGCGTTCCTGCGGCGCTGGTGGGGCGAGTAGGAAAGGCGGCCCGGCGATGAGCGGACCCGGCAAGTCGGACCCGGCGGCGCCCGACGCGCGGCTGGCGGCCTCGCCGCTCGCCTCGGTGCTGATCGAGGCCCTTCCCTACCTTCGGGAGTTCTACGGCAAGACGATCGTCGTCAAGTACGGCGGAAACGCCATGATCGACGCCGGGCTCAAGGAGCAGGTGATGCAGGACATCGCCCTGCTCCACTATGTGGGCATCCGGCCCATCCTGGTGCACGGCGGCGGACCGGAGATCAGCGCCCTGATGCGGCAGATGGGCCACCAGCCCACCTTCGTCGGCGGCCTGCGCGTGACCGACGCGGCCACGATGGAGATCGTGGAGATGGCGCTCGCCGGCAAGACGAACAAGGGCATCGTGGCGTTGCTCAACCGGCAGGGCGCCCGCGCGGTGGGCCTGAGTGGCAAGGATGCCAACCTGCTCGTGGCGCGCAAGCTCGCCTCGCCCCGCGGGGATCTGGGCTTCGTCGGCGAGATCAGGCAGGTCAACGCCGACATCCTGAACCTGCTGGCCGATAGCGGCTACGTTCCCGTGATCTCCTCGGTGGCGATCGGCGAGGACGGCGAGTCGTACAACGTGAACGCCGACCACGCCGCCGGCGCCATCGCGGCCGAGGCGGCCGCCGCCAAGCTGATCGTGCTCACCGACGTGGAGGGGCTCTACGCCGACCTCGCGGACACGAGCAGCCTGATCGGCGAGATGGACGCGGCCCGTGC harbors:
- the argB gene encoding acetylglutamate kinase encodes the protein MSGPGKSDPAAPDARLAASPLASVLIEALPYLREFYGKTIVVKYGGNAMIDAGLKEQVMQDIALLHYVGIRPILVHGGGPEISALMRQMGHQPTFVGGLRVTDAATMEIVEMALAGKTNKGIVALLNRQGARAVGLSGKDANLLVARKLASPRGDLGFVGEIRQVNADILNLLADSGYVPVISSVAIGEDGESYNVNADHAAGAIAAEAAAAKLIVLTDVEGLYADLADTSSLIGEMDAARAREMVASGAAEKGMIPKLEACIAAVERGVPRAHLIDGRRPHAILIELFTDAGIGTMVRA